The Aedes albopictus strain Foshan chromosome 2, AalbF5, whole genome shotgun sequence region CTTTGGCTAATTTGGTGCGTGCTTTTCGGCAGTTTGCGACTCGGAGCCACGCTTAGTGCCATCTTGCAGAATGAAACCGAGTTCGAGCTGGCGGCAGGACATCGTCAAGGAAGGCGTGAGTTTGGAGAAGATTGGTTTTACTAAACGGAGTTTAATCTGAATGGGTTTTGTTTGTTAGTGTTTCCTTTCTACACGATTGGCCGTATTGCGAATGTGCCTTGTATTGCCAGCAACGGATTGCAGGGAACGTGTCTGATTCGAGGCGAATGTGCGGATAACCAGGGCATCTTCGGGGGCAGCTGTAGTACTCTTACCACACAAGCGACCTGTTGTATATGtgagtgcaaaaaaaaaagatcaacgTGCTAACAAGTGGAGTTAACCATTATGTTTTATAGTCAGCAGGACGTGTGGAGGCTCGACCAATCTAAACAGTACCTATTTCACAAACCCTGGATATCCAGGCTCGTACAACGATGGAGGAACATGCACATTCACCATTACTCCCTGTAGTGCATCGGTTTGTCAGCTGAGAATCGACTTTCGATCGCTAAACTTGGCTCAACCGAACGGCGAAGGAAACTGCCTTACTGATGTGCTAACGATTACTGGTGGAAGCTCAGCAGTTCCTCAGATTTGCGGTGAAAACACTGGGCAACACGTGTACGTAAACTTTGCCGATCTGAACCCGATCACTATTAGGGTGAGTACCACGGCCGGTTCTACCGTTGACCGGATGTGGAACTTGCAGTTGTCTCAGATTGCTTGTGCGTCACAGTTCCGTGCTCCGGAAGGTTGCCTGCAGTACTACTTGGAACCTAGTGGCGTGATTAGTAGTTTCAACTATGGATTTGGTGCAAATCCGAATCTTAATTCCCTGGGAGCCACCGGAACTAGACAAATCGCTGGACAACGATACGGAATATGCATTCGAGCGGCACCTGACCGGTGTACAATAACGTATAGCTTGGTAAGTGTAACAAATGATTCAATAAGGATCCCGTTCATTGATTGTTTCGTTTGGCAGCCAACTACAGATGGATCCTACGCCTTTACTGTCTCAGGCGATGCCGAGGTTCTTGATCCCACCTTGATCGGGATGGGGATTTTTGGTGAGAATGGTGATATATGCACAACGGACTACGTTGTGATTCCGAGTCCAGTAGTTACCGATGTCAATGCAGCGGGAGCAGTGTTTACCGATAGATTCTGCGGTCTTGGATTATTCGCAGTAACAAGTAATTTCCTTTACAGTTCTCCAAAGTTTACAGCTAATTTCATATCCATTTCATTTTAGGCCAGGTGAAGCCATTCGTTGTTTACGTTGTGTGGGACGATAATGAAGAACCTGATGTTGCAAACAGAGGATTTCGACTTGCCTACTCTCAGAACGCTTGCACGTTAGGCGCGTGAAGGCATGCATTTTGGAACACtttcttttaaataaacaggcTGTTGGTCGAGACTCAGGATATATTATTTTACATTCATTTCATTTACAttggttcaacatcaaattcatgacaaTAATGAAtcaataacactgctcgacaaaatttttacaaaatttggtgttatgggatgagaaaaaaaataacagaggtatgggaccctagaagtgtcatagtgaaagaatttttgaaaaatattggaccaagccttcacagttcaaaaccgaagtttgtatggagagcttggggtgttcaattgacatGTGCATTAGAACATGCCGTGcgtatttttaggcgttttcggtaattggtaagggtatgcggtatgggatttttccaaggcgaaacgaaacgaaacgaaatataaaatttctgatacggtgcggtacgaaacgaaacgaaattcaaaaatgtttcgtgagatcgatacgaaatccgaattcactcggtattttacgaaacgaaacgaaattttcaaaaaagttccgcggaattttgcaagtCATCAATTTTGTGCGAATTTATACTGCATGTTTGAGGTGGCGCGAATTGCatttccttaaggacaaacgtcttgaaattccagCTCAAAATTGcaccagaacttcagatgcacaaatctcatgaAGTGAATTTCCAACGACAGTAAATTTTTggtttgttcttgctcacttgtaataaacctAAAATATGAAGATCCAGTGCGCTGGTTTGGTTTCCAATGAGATTTGTATCCTCAAAATCGCAAGTAGGTGCAaacgtcggccattgtggcggtcacCTTATGATTCTAacgagtctgtccttaaagaCTCTCATCCCCTAGCTTCTTTTGTTACAGTgccattaatattttttttttcaatttttcgtaatcttttttgaaaatttttataaaTACACCAATAACCTAATAAGATTGCACCAATGACTTAATTATAGCACTCCAAAAATGCGTTACATCATTGCGACTATGCTATAAGATTCTTCAATGCTGATTGTTTATCACAAACCTGAATCAATTATATGGAAACATCAGCCAGATGTTTACCAATTAAGCTTTGTTGAATAGCGTACCTTCTGGAGAAAGCCTGAAATCTAAACTTAAAAttgatagatgattgaatttatcagaaaatacccAGTAAAACTCATTTAGAAACGGAGAATAATACTTAATAAATGTATGCACACTCATAAAATATAAAGGCATCCGCTAACTTGAAATTTCGGAAAATATAACACAATCATCTCTAAGTGTTGGGTCAAAAATTCCACCTGATAGATCTGGACTAaagcggacctggtatgatggttaaagTGCATGCCCTTTTCGTCGATGACCTTGGATCAAATACCACTCTTAAAAGTCTTgaaaaatgtgagttctacctTCTGGTCTTTCGATGCGAGACCTAGGGCTTAACATACATTAcaataattgaagaaaaaaaaaaacaaaaaaatattttacagaacttatgtattaaaaaaaaaactcacctaACATCGAtgttttgggtggctttctcagcCTTTAAGTCGAGAGCGAATTGTTTCATACACTTCCGAAGTTTCGGCCGTAAGGATTTGGCCTTTCTCACGGGAGACGATAGACATtacgacccttgagaaaggccaaaaccaTTCGGctgaaacgtcgggagagtagaaaacaattcgttctcgacttaaagactagAAAAGTCACCCGAAACATCGAATaaacatccagtcgaaaccctTATATATCACCTAATATTACCAGTCCAGAGTATGTTGGTAAATAATCTCATGAaatccagctaacaaacgtcttttttaccgaaatttagtataaaaattggcTGCACAGTGCGCACACCGCGATGATAAAGTTTGTCATTTTCAATTCACTCCTTaagatatttgaagaaattggaaaaaaaaatatcggtATGAATCCCTAAGATCACATACTTTCCActtgaaatacttcaagaattccactattaATGCCTACATCCATGTCTTCACCTGAACATACTGTAGAAATTCAACAATTAAAAACATGATTAAGGGTTCCTTAATATTATTTTACAGTATTTTCTTGAATTCATCCAAATATCGctaactttctcatttaagtagagctctatgaaaaacaaaaagaataacATAAAATTTTACGGAATTACTTATCATCAAAATAATTCGACAGATTTGATCTGGTACTCTTGGAAGAGTTCGACTGGAAATGTCCTGGAaaagagtttctttagaaacttttccATTTATTAGACCTTCTACTGAATTTGTCTTAAtcggtttctcctgggattttcacTATTTTTTCCTGAGACATATTTT contains the following coding sequences:
- the LOC109425632 gene encoding uncharacterized protein LOC109425632; this translates as MRSGYSAMLWLIWCVLFGSLRLGATLSAILQNETEFELAAGHRQGRLFPFYTIGRIANVPCIASNGLQGTCLIRGECADNQGIFGGSCSTLTTQATCCIFSRTCGGSTNLNSTYFTNPGYPGSYNDGGTCTFTITPCSASVCQLRIDFRSLNLAQPNGEGNCLTDVLTITGGSSAVPQICGENTGQHVYVNFADLNPITIRVSTTAGSTVDRMWNLQLSQIACASQFRAPEGCLQYYLEPSGVISSFNYGFGANPNLNSLGATGTRQIAGQRYGICIRAAPDRCTITYSLPTTDGSYAFTVSGDAEVLDPTLIGMGIFGENGDICTTDYVVIPSPVVTDVNAAGAVFTDRFCGLGLFAVTSQVKPFVVYVVWDDNEEPDVANRGFRLAYSQNACTLGA